A region of the bacterium genome:
GAACCGCTTGCTGGGAACTCCGATCTGCAACATGTCGGAGATACCGCACTCCGTAACCGCCAGAAAATCCGTAGCGTCGCTGCGTTGCGCGTACTCGATCATTCCTGACGTGGACAGCGCCGCATCGGCCAGTTTCAGAACATCATCGCGGCACTCCGGGTGAACGAGGATCTTGATTCCGGGGATTTGCCGGCGCATCGAAGCCACCACGTCCGGTGTGATCTGGTGATGGACGTAGCAATATCCGTCCCAGGCAATGATCGTCTTCTCGGGAAGGTGCAATGCAACGTGTCGCGCGAGATTCTGGTCGGGAATGAAGAGAATGTGATCGGAAGGAATCGCCCGCGTGACGGTCACAGCGTTCGATGACGTGCAGCAGACGTCGGACACCGCCTTCACCGCCGCCGTCGTGTTTACGTACGTCACCACCGCCAGATCGGGATAGAGCTTCCGGAGTTCGCGTACGCGGTCTTCCACGGCCGTCGCCGTAGCGGTATCGGCCAGCGAGCAGCCCGCCGCCAGATTGGGCAGCAAAACGGTCTTGCCCGGGCTCACGATCTTGGCCGTCTCGGCCATGAAGTGAACCCCGCAGAACACAATCACGTCGGCGTCCGTTACGTCCGCCGCCTGAAGCGACAAACCCAGCGAATCACCGGTGAAATCGGCGACCTCGAAGATCTCCGGTCGTTGGTAATTGTGAGCGAGCAGGACGGCGTTGCGCTCGCTCTTCAACTTACGAATGCGTTCGAGTTGATCCTCGATGTGTCGCACTCGCCGAGCATCGTAGTAATCGCCGTCAACTCGCTGCAGTTTGTCGAATAGGGTCTCGGACATCATCCACGGTCACAGATTTCACGAAACGAAGAAGCGACGGAGATTGCCGCTGGTGAGGAGCAGGATATCGCTCCTCGTGAAGCCCGCCTCATAAAGAGTACGAATGACGGACTTCGCATGTTCCTCTCGACGATGCGTGGGAAGCGCGCCGAAACTCACGTGCACTCGCCGCTCGCGGCCCGGCCGAAGGGACTGCAATTGCTCCGGGTTGGGCGAGTCTTCAATTTCCAGCATCAGTAGCGCGTCGCTCATCAGCAGTCCCTCACGCACCGAGGTGGGCGCCGCCGCGAAATCGAGCAGCGAGGTGTAAATGATCGCATGATCCTTCCACCATTCGATCCGTTGCGATGCGGCGAAATCGAACGGCACCAACGCGTACAGTCCGGCCTCCTGCGCCGCGTCCAGTCCCTCCGAGTGCGCGGCGGTGCTGCTGCGCGATGAACCGGGCGCGAGACGAACGACCGAAATCCCCTGCCGTTGCAGCGTGCGTACCTCGGCGGTCGTACGATAGGCCAGATCGCGTTCCTCCATCCAGATGAACACGGCCGGTTGCTGGCGTCGGTCGGCTCGGATTGCCTCGGCAAGTCCCGCGCTCTCCACATTACGGACGTCGCAGGTGTGGCGAAGCTCCTGCACGCGGCGGACGAGTTCGGCATTTGTAATGGCGGCTTCGCGAGGCAACCACGCGCCGCTCACCACGGGCACGTTCGGCAGATATCCGTCATCGTCCACCACGAATCCGTTGAAATCTACCGTCACGGCAAAGCGCGCGAGCAGACGGAGCGAATCGCCGTGAAACGCTATCTGTTTGTCGTGATTGCCGAGAAAGCGGACGAACTGTTCGGCCCGCGTACCGATCACCGCCAGTACCGAATCGGAAATCCAGCGCGCATCGTCCTCGTAGTGATGATAGAACGGATGCTCTCCGCGCGACCAGAAAGCCAGTACCGGACAACCCGTCCGCATGAAAGCGTCGTGATCGCTCGCGCCGATTCCGTCTTCTCGCCAAAGAATCAGCGAGGCCCGCTCGGTGGAATCTATCGTCTCGACGTACTCCGTCCAAGTGTTTCCGAACGTTTCGCCGCCCGCCAACACCACTCGTCCGGTGCCCGCCCCCTCACAATCGAGATTTATCATCCCCACGATGTTGCCGAACGGAACCGTCGGGCGTCGGGCGAAATGTGCGGAACCCAAAAGTCCGTCCTCCTCGCCCGTGAAATGCGCAAAGACCACCGTTCGCTTGAGTGGCTCGGCGGCAATCGAGCGCGCGATCTCCGCCACGATCGCCGTTCCTGAGGCGTTGTCGTCAGCTCCGTTGTAGATCACGCCCTTCGCGTTTTTGCCGATGTGATCCCAGTGACCGCCCACCACCACGACTTCCTTTTTCAGCACCGGATCGGTTCCGTACACGATTCCTAAAACGTTGCGCGGTGTGCGTCCGTCCAACTTGCGAACCCGCGTACTCACCCACATGCGTTTCTCGGTTTCCAACGGCAGCGGCGCGCGCTTCAGAGCGTCTTTATACGTTTTCAGCGAGTAGCCCGTGCCGTCCAGCAGCAAGTGGAGCACGCGATCACCGACATAAAGAATCGGCAGAGAAGAATCGTAGAGCTCGGCCGGGATCGCCGCGCCGTAGGTGGGAATCGGATCCTGATAATAAAGAACCGCCGCCGCTCGCCGCTCTTTCGCCCAAGCGAGCGTGTGACGACGCTGGTAGTCCTCCTCGAAATCGAACGGACTGTCGGGCTTGTCGCGAAGAATCAAGACGACTTTGTTTGCGACGTTCACGTCACCATAGTCGTCGCGATTCTTGTCGGGACGATGGTAACCGTAGCCGACGATCACCACCGGCGCTACGATTCCCCCCGAACCGCTGTGCGTCACAACGTTGAAATCCGCACCCAGAACAAACGAAATCCGTCCCAACTCATGATCCATGAGCGTGAGTTCGGCCGCTTGCTCCTCCGTGACCAGCATCGGAACGTCCTGAAAGTCCCCCGCCTCACCCGCCGGCTCCACGCGAATCATCTCCAGATTCCGCGCGAGGAACTCCTCGGTTTTCGTGCCTCCGGCGTGTCCGGGCCGGCGCCCTTCAAAAGCGTCCGACGCCAGAATATCCAGAAGCTCGCGGGCGCGGGCCGCGTCGAATGCAAAGGAAGTCGTTGCCGACAGAATCAGAACGAGCGCAGCCAGAAAGATTCGTTTCACGTTCGGACCTTTGTTCGACGCTGAGTCGTTGATGTAGATGACGACACCGATTGTTTGTTCTTGTCCGGGGGTGTACGTCCGTTGGGAGATGCGGCCGAGGTTTCCGCGAGAACGCGCGCCAGATATTGCCCCGTGTAACTTGACTTCACCCGTGCGACCTCTTCCGGGGTTCCCGTTGCTATCACGTATCCGCCCGCGTCTCCGCCCTCGGGTCCCAAGTCAATCACGTAATCGGCCGTCTTGATCACGTCCATGTTGTGCTCGATCACCACCACCGTGTTGCCGCGATCCACCAGCGCGTGCAGCACCTTCAGCAGCATCTTGATGTCCGCGAAGTGCAGTCCGGTGGTCGGCTCGTCCAGAATATAAAGCGTCTGTCCGGTCGCCGTGCGCGAGAGCTCGGTCGCCAGTTTCACGCGCTGCGCTTCGCCGCCCGACAGCGTGGTGGCCTGTTGACCGAGATGGATATAGCCGAGTCCGACTTCTTCCAGCGTCGCGAGCTTGCGCGAAATCGCCGGGATCGCATCGAAAAACTCGTTGGCCTCGCTGACCGTCATATCGAGCACGTCGGAGATCGAGCGACCCTTGAATCGCACTTCCAGAGTCTCCTTGTTGTATCGCTTGCCGTGGCAGATTTCGCAGGGCACGTACACGTCGGGCAGGAAGTGCATTTCGATCTTGATAATTCCGTCGCCCTCGCAGTTCTCACAGCGCCCGCCCTTCACGTTGAATGAGAACCGTCCCGGCTTGTAGCCGCGGATTTTCGCTTCCGGCAGTTGGCAGAAGAGATCGCGAATCGGTGAGAACAGACCGGTGTACGTGGCGGGATTGGAACGCGGCGTGCGTCCAATTGGCGACTGATCAATGTCAATCACCTTGTCAATGTTACCCGTGCCGTTGATGCCGCCGTGAGGAAGCGGCGGCTCTTTGGCCGAATAGAGTTTCTTGGCCAGCCCGCGATAGAGTGTCTCGTTCACCAGCGTGGACTTCCCCGAGCCCGACACGCCTGTCACAACAGTAAACATCTCCAGCGGAACGTCCACCGTAATGTCTTTGAGATTGTTGCCGCGCGCCCGCTTGATCGTGAGAGTCTGTTCGTTGCCGGCTCGCCGCTGGTTCGGAACCGGAATCGTGTCCGCTCCCGAAAGAAACTGTCCCGTTACCGATTTCGGCTCGGCCATGACCTTCTCGGCCGGGCCGGCCGCCACCAGTTCTCCGCCGTGCACACCGGCCCCCGGCCCCAAGTCCACCACCCAGTCGGCGGCCAGAATCGTGTCGCGGTCGTGCTCGACCACCACCACCGTATTGCCGATATCGCGCAGCTTCGTCAGCGTGTGAATCAAACGGTCGTTGTCGCGCTGATGAAGTCCGATGGAAGGTTCATCGAGAATGTAAAGAACTCCGGTAAGCTGCGAGCCGATCTGCGTGGCCAGACGGATTCTCTGCGCTTCGCCGCCCGACAGCGTCCCCGCCGCCCGGTTGAGAGTCAGGTAATCGAGTCCCACGTTTAAGAGGAACGACAGCCGCTCGCGAATCTCCTTCAGAATCTGATGCGCGACCAGCGTATCCCGTTCGGACAGTTGCAGACCGCCGAAAAAATCCAGCGCGGATTGAATCGAGAGGTCCGTCGTCTGCGCGATGTTGCGGTTGTCAATCAGTATGGCGCGCGCTTCGGGACGCAAACGGGTTCCTCCGCATTCCGGACATGGGATGTTGCTCATGAATTCTTCAATCCATTCCCGGATGTGCGCCGACGCCGTCTGCCGGTAGCGTCGCATCAAGTTGGGGATCACGCCCTCCCAGCGGGTCCGGTGCTCGTGCCGCATCGTCGCCGATTCGTACACCACGTCCACCTTCAGTTGCCCCGATCCATAGAGTACGATCTTGCGATGCTCGGGTTTGAGTTTCTTCCAGGGCGTGTCCAGCCGAAACTTAAAGTGCTTGGCTGCCGCTTCGAGAATCGTCCCCGTCCACGTGTCGAACACTCCCCCCAGCGTGGCCAGCGCGCCCTCTTCCACGGACAGATCGGGATTCGGCACGATGCGGTCCGGATCAATCTCCAGCTTGAAACCGAGTCCACTGCACAGCGGGCAGGCTCCGAACGGACTGTTGAACGAAAACAATCGCGGCTCGATCTCGCTGATCGAAACGTTACAGTCCGGACATGCGAAGCGTTCGCTGAACACGCGTTCCTTGCTCCCGTCCAGCACCGCCGTTAAAAGTCCGCTCGAAAGCCGCAACGCCGTCTCCACCGAGTCCGTCAGCCGCGAGCGCAGTCCCGGTTTGATGACGAGCCGATCCACCACCACCTCGATAGTGTGGCGTCGCTTCTTGTCAATCGAGATGTTGTCATCCAGCGACCGCACCGTCCCGTCCACCCGCACCCGCACGAATCCGTCTTTGCGGATGTTCTCCAGAAGCTCACGATATTCGCCCTTGCGGCCGATAACTAAAGGAGATAGGAGCTCGACTTTGGTGTCATTGGGGAGATTCAGGAGAGCGTCCACGATTTCCTGAGCCGATTGCCGCTGAATGGGCTTACCGCACTGCGGACAATGAGGCTTGCCGATCCGCGCGTAGAGCAGCCGCAAATAGTCGTAGATTTCGGTGACGGTAGCGACCGTGGAACGCGGATTCCGCACGCCCGCCTTCTGCTGGATCGAAATGGCGGGGGAGAGCCCTTCGATGGAATCCACGTCGGGCTTTTCCATCAGCCCGAGGAACTGCCGGGCATAGGCCGACAGCGATTCCACGTATCGCCGCTGCCCTTCCGCGTACAGAGTATCGAAAGCGAGGGAGGACTTCCCCGATCCCGATATTCCGGTAATCACGATCAGGCTATTGCGTGGCAGAAGCACATCAATATTCTTGAGATTGTGCTCCCGTGCTCCGGTAATTCGTATGTGAGGCAGTTCCATGAACTTCCGAATCTGGCTTCAGTCTTATAATCTACCCAATCTGAGCGCGAGAATCAAGGTTTCATAGATGCTTCGTGGCCAATCGGCAACACTTTCCCTCGGCAAAAAGTTCTTGACAAACCGAAATCCTCTGCGTATATTGGCGGCGTTTGCTCCCGCCCTACAACTCCATGAATACCCAATGCTTGCAGGTATAGTTGCTATAGTAGGTACGATCTGACAATCCGTAGAGCCCAACTTATCCGGCATACTGCTACGGAGTTCTTTATTTGTGGATAAAGCGACTCGCACCAAGGAGACTGAACCATGGCAAAGGCTCGCATTCTGGTCGTTGACGATGAATTCCACATTCGGGATTGGATCGCCGAGACGCTCAAACGGCGCAACTTCACGGTGGAAACCTGCGAAGACGGCCATCAGGCGCTCGAATGCCTGGCCCAGAGTGAGCCTTTCGATATCGTGATTTCCGACTTGCGCATGCCCAGGATGTCCGGGCTGGCGCTGCTCAAGACGATCCGCGAACGCTATTCGTCGGTGGACGTCGTCATGATGACCGCCTACGGCACCATTGCCGATGCCGTAACCGCTATCAAAGACGGCGCCCACGATTTCCTCGAAAAGCCCTTCCCGCAGGAAACCCTTCAGATTCGCCTCCAGCGTATCCTCGAGAACCGCAAACTCCGGCAGGAGAACTATCAGCTCCGGCGCGAGCTGGGCAGCAAGACTCAATTCGAACACATCGTCGGCGGGGCGCCGATCATGATGGCCGTCTTCGAGCAGCTTCAGATGGTCGCTCCCTCGAAGGCTACGGTTCTCGTTACCGGCGACAGCGGAACCGGCAAGGAACTGGTGGCCCGCGAGATTCACATCAACAGTCCCCGCCGCAACGGGCCCTTCATCAAGGTCAATTGCGCGGCCATGCCCGAAACGCTCATGGAGTCCGAGCTCTTCGGCCACGAGAAGGGAGCCTTCACCGGTGCCATCAAGACCGTGGAGGGCCGCTTCGCGCTGGCCAACGGCGGTACGCTGCTGCTCGACGAGATCAGCGAGATGAGCACCTCCATGCAGGCCAAACTGCTCCGCGTCTTACAGGAGCGCGAGTTCGAGAAGCTGGGCGGCCGCGAGACCATCAAGATTGACGTCCGCATCGTGGCCACCTCCAATCGCGATCTTAAGAAGGAGATCAAGGAAAAGCGGTTCCGCGAGGATCTGTATCATCGTCTGAACGTCTGCCCGCTGCACCTGCCCTCGCTGGCCGAGCGTCGCGAGGACATTCCGCTCTTGACCAGTCACTTCCTCGCCCGCTACTCCGGAGAATACGCCAAGGAGATTCGCGGCTTGGACGATCGCGCGCTGGACCTGCTCATGCAATATTCTTGGCCGGGCAACGTCCGCGAGCTGCAGCATAAAGTCGAACGGGCGGTGATTCTCTGTAACGACGAAATCATCGCTCCCAAGCATCTCTTTCTCGATGAGCTCGATCTCCCCACCACCACCACCGTCACCATGCCCGACGGCACCATCAGCACTCTCAAGGAAATCGAGAAGGCCGCCATCTTCCGCGCGCTGCAGGTCAACGAGAACAACCGCACCAAGACCGCCGACGCGCTGGGCATTTCCATCCGCACTCTCCGCAACAAACTCCGCGAGTACCGCGAAGAGGGAATCAACGTCAGCTGACGGCGGCTATCTGCACTTGATTGGCAAGCGTCTATGGAAATCCCCGCTCGACGGGGATTTTCTTTCCCCCTTACATGGGTCCTGGGGGGAAAACAAGGGGATCTTTCGTAGCGCCGCATGGATATGCGCTCTCCGGTTTCCGTAGTGCCGCACGCAGTGCAGTGCTTACGGGAGGAAGAGGTCAAAAACAGCGAATTGAACAAGACGGTTCGGTTCCATAGAGCCATGACATTCGTCCAATTCGAGGTTAAATTACGCAATAACTCATTCGGGAGGGCAATGGAATGAAGGCGATTACAGCACGTGTTTTCGCGCTGTTTTTGTCTCTGGCGGCGGTGGCGCAACCCAGTCACGACACGCTCTGGACGCGCACCTATGGAGGGCGTGAGCCTGACGCGGCCGCTTCCTTCCAACGGACGGCCGATGGCGGCTTTATCCTGGCGGGATATACCTGGTCTTTCGGTGCGGGCTATACGGATTTCTATCTGGTAAAGACCGGACCGGAACAAAATTGGATAGTGAACCGGTCCCTGTGTGCCTGCTGAGCCAATACACGCTCTATCCGAACTTTCCCAATCCCTTCAATTCTTCCACGCAGATCGCCTACGCTCTTCCGAACGTAGGCCATGTAACGCTGAGCATCTTCAATCTTCTGGGGGAGGAAGTCACAACTCTTGTGGACGGAGCTCAATCGGCGGGATCACACACCGTTTCCTTCGACGGCACGGGATTGGCGTCGGGTGTGTATCTGTACCGTCTGCAGGCGGAGGGATTTGTTCAGACGAGGAAGATGGTGATGCTCAAGTAGGATTGGCGAAACGAACACACTGATGCTGTAGGGGCGGCCCCGCGTGGCCGCCCGTTCTTTCCGGGGGTAGAGAGGGTGATACGGTGAATCCGTTTACGTGGGTCTTTGCAATCGAAAACAGTTTGTCCCTGCCGTGGCAGAATTCAAAGGCTACTCCGGACGGGACTACCGCTTGGTTGAGAATGCTCACGTGTTGGGCAATCCAACCGCTGTGGAGGGTCATTTGATGTGATAGGCGGGTATCGTCCGTCAGTCACAGATATCGTCTCGGACGGAATCAGACGGATTGGTGGAGGTAAGAAGAGCGAGGATTTCTCGGCCTGTGACGTAGGTTGTGGATTCTTCCAGGGTGACGAGGACATAGAAGCTGCATGCCGTGCAGTCGCCGATCTTGAGGGCGAAGGTTCCTTGAACCTTGCCGGCACATAGTGTTCCCGCGATAGCCCAGCAGGCGCGTCCACCGTTCACACCGCCATTGATTGTGTGGGTACGCGTTTCGATGAAGGCCGGACAAACCCCGAATTCGGCAGCCTTGGAGCCGCCCGGTTGCCTGCCGCATCGCTTGAATTGCCAGCAATTGATTTTTGATTTGTGCATAACGGACTGAGTATTAAGTCGGCAAATCGGAACGTACTCCACCGGAAACAGCAATTCCTGTGCCCTTTCCTGACGTTGAATAGGTACTTAAGGAACTCGCTGACGGGCAAGAACATAAAGGATGAAGCGATCAACCCATTGAGACGATCGCCGTCTGCGACTACCCGATCCTTTCTAAAAATCTCTCCACCCGTTCACACCCTTCTCGAATCGTCTCTTCCGAAGCCGCAAAGCTCAACCGGATCGCGCGGTCATCGCCGAACACAACACCCGGCAAGGTGGCCACGTATTCCTCTTCCAGCAGTTTCTTACACACCGTAAGAGAACCCGGATACGAGTTTTTTTCATCCTTCATCCCTCCGCCTTCATCCTTTCTCCATACACCATCAATCCGCGGAAAGACGTAGAACGCACCTTCGGGTTTGGGAACTTCCACGTTCGCCCAGCGGCTGACCAGCGAGTAGATGAGGTCCCGCCGCTTCTCGAACACCCGCTGCATCTCCACGCGGTCGCGCTGATCGTTGGACAGAGCTTCGATGGCCGCGTGCTGGGAAATCGCGCTCGGCGAGCTGGTCATCTGCGATTGCAGCTTGGCCGCCGCCGCCACGATTTCCTTCGGCCCGCAACCGTAGCCCAGCCGCCAGCCGGTCATCGCGTAGGTCTTGGATAGACTCGAAACATACAGCGTGCGTTCGTAGAGTTCCGGAAAATACGCGGGCGAGGCTTGCTTGCGACCGTCATAGAGCAAGTGCTCGTATACTTCGTCTGACAGGATCCATGCGTTGGATTTCAGAATCACCGGCAGCATCGCGGTCAGTTCGTCGCGCGTGTAGAGCGTGGACGACGGATTGTTCGGCGAGACCAGCACGATCATCTTCGTGCGCGGTGTGATCGCTTTTTCGAGTTGGGCGGGAGTGATCAGATAGCGCGCGGCGGGATCGGTGGGCAGGATCACCGGTTCGGCTTCGACGATGCGAATGAGCTCGGGATAGGCGAGAAAATACGGCGCGGGCAGGATCACTTCATCGCCCGCATTCAGCGTGGCCAGCATGAAGTTGGTGATGACGTGTTTGCCGCCACACGACACGATGATCTGCTCGGGCGCATATTCGAGCTGCTGGTCGCGCGCGAGCTTTTCCGATATCGCCTTGCGCAGCGCGAGCGTGCCCCGGCCCTCGGTATAGCGGGTGATGCCGTGGTCAATGGCATATTTTCCCGCTTCGCGAATGCGTGGCGGAGTGTCGAAATCGGGCTCGCCTACGGAAAGCGAAAGAACCGGCTTGCCTTCAGCCTTAAGCTGAGCCGTCCGGGCGACGACTTCGAGCGTCAGCGCCGACGAAATGCGAGTGGTGCGAGAAGCGGGGGAATGGAGGGGCATTAAACAGCTCCAGTAGGTTGCCAATGTTGGCTTAACTGACCCACCAAACTAACGGCCAAATTGGATAAGCAAGATAATAAGTTTTCGGAAATCCGCTGTCTGACGGGTTAACCAAAACGTGAAAAAATTCTCTTGAATTTCTGAGGACGGATTCGTAAATTTAGGTTTGTCCTGCCGGAAGAATCCTCGGAAGTTCCTAAAAATCAAGGCGAATCCGGTGCTGGCTGGTATGCCGTGCTGCGGATTCGCTTTTTCATCCGCCGGTATCATCCCTACACAGTTCACGAACAGTTTCCATACTTCGGTATCCTTTTTCTGGAGATCTCTCAATGGATGTCTTTCAAGCCTCTCTCGAGTATCACAAGCAAGGCCGGCCGGGCAAGATCGAGATTGCCCTGACCAAGCCCTGCCGCACGCAATATGATCTGTCGCTGGCCTACAGTCCCGGCGTAGCCCAGCCCTGTCTGGAGATCGAGAAGAATCCGGCTATGGCCAATCTGTACACGGCGCGGGGCAACCTGGTGGCGGTGGTGTCCAACGGAACGGCCGTTCTCGGTCTCGGTGACATCGGCGCGCTGGCCGGGAAGCCGGTCATGGAAGGCAAGGGCGTGCTGTTCAAACGCT
Encoded here:
- a CDS encoding T9SS type A sorting domain-containing protein, whose translation is MCLLSQYTLYPNFPNPFNSSTQIAYALPNVGHVTLSIFNLLGEEVTTLVDGAQSAGSHTVSFDGTGLASGVYLYRLQAEGFVQTRKMVMLK
- the uvrA gene encoding excinuclease ABC subunit UvrA; translated protein: MELPHIRITGAREHNLKNIDVLLPRNSLIVITGISGSGKSSLAFDTLYAEGQRRYVESLSAYARQFLGLMEKPDVDSIEGLSPAISIQQKAGVRNPRSTVATVTEIYDYLRLLYARIGKPHCPQCGKPIQRQSAQEIVDALLNLPNDTKVELLSPLVIGRKGEYRELLENIRKDGFVRVRVDGTVRSLDDNISIDKKRRHTIEVVVDRLVIKPGLRSRLTDSVETALRLSSGLLTAVLDGSKERVFSERFACPDCNVSISEIEPRLFSFNSPFGACPLCSGLGFKLEIDPDRIVPNPDLSVEEGALATLGGVFDTWTGTILEAAAKHFKFRLDTPWKKLKPEHRKIVLYGSGQLKVDVVYESATMRHEHRTRWEGVIPNLMRRYRQTASAHIREWIEEFMSNIPCPECGGTRLRPEARAILIDNRNIAQTTDLSIQSALDFFGGLQLSERDTLVAHQILKEIRERLSFLLNVGLDYLTLNRAAGTLSGGEAQRIRLATQIGSQLTGVLYILDEPSIGLHQRDNDRLIHTLTKLRDIGNTVVVVEHDRDTILAADWVVDLGPGAGVHGGELVAAGPAEKVMAEPKSVTGQFLSGADTIPVPNQRRAGNEQTLTIKRARGNNLKDITVDVPLEMFTVVTGVSGSGKSTLVNETLYRGLAKKLYSAKEPPLPHGGINGTGNIDKVIDIDQSPIGRTPRSNPATYTGLFSPIRDLFCQLPEAKIRGYKPGRFSFNVKGGRCENCEGDGIIKIEMHFLPDVYVPCEICHGKRYNKETLEVRFKGRSISDVLDMTVSEANEFFDAIPAISRKLATLEEVGLGYIHLGQQATTLSGGEAQRVKLATELSRTATGQTLYILDEPTTGLHFADIKMLLKVLHALVDRGNTVVVIEHNMDVIKTADYVIDLGPEGGDAGGYVIATGTPEEVARVKSSYTGQYLARVLAETSAASPNGRTPPDKNKQSVSSSTSTTQRRTKVRT
- a CDS encoding sigma-54 dependent transcriptional regulator — its product is MAKARILVVDDEFHIRDWIAETLKRRNFTVETCEDGHQALECLAQSEPFDIVISDLRMPRMSGLALLKTIRERYSSVDVVMMTAYGTIADAVTAIKDGAHDFLEKPFPQETLQIRLQRILENRKLRQENYQLRRELGSKTQFEHIVGGAPIMMAVFEQLQMVAPSKATVLVTGDSGTGKELVAREIHINSPRRNGPFIKVNCAAMPETLMESELFGHEKGAFTGAIKTVEGRFALANGGTLLLDEISEMSTSMQAKLLRVLQEREFEKLGGRETIKIDVRIVATSNRDLKKEIKEKRFREDLYHRLNVCPLHLPSLAERREDIPLLTSHFLARYSGEYAKEIRGLDDRALDLLMQYSWPGNVRELQHKVERAVILCNDEIIAPKHLFLDELDLPTTTTVTMPDGTISTLKEIEKAAIFRALQVNENNRTKTADALGISIRTLRNKLREYREEGINVS
- a CDS encoding pyridoxal phosphate-dependent aminotransferase, with product MPLHSPASRTTRISSALTLEVVARTAQLKAEGKPVLSLSVGEPDFDTPPRIREAGKYAIDHGITRYTEGRGTLALRKAISEKLARDQQLEYAPEQIIVSCGGKHVITNFMLATLNAGDEVILPAPYFLAYPELIRIVEAEPVILPTDPAARYLITPAQLEKAITPRTKMIVLVSPNNPSSTLYTRDELTAMLPVILKSNAWILSDEVYEHLLYDGRKQASPAYFPELYERTLYVSSLSKTYAMTGWRLGYGCGPKEIVAAAAKLQSQMTSSPSAISQHAAIEALSNDQRDRVEMQRVFEKRRDLIYSLVSRWANVEVPKPEGAFYVFPRIDGVWRKDEGGGMKDEKNSYPGSLTVCKKLLEEEYVATLPGVVFGDDRAIRLSFAASEETIREGCERVERFLERIG
- the nadA gene encoding quinolinate synthase NadA, giving the protein MSETLFDKLQRVDGDYYDARRVRHIEDQLERIRKLKSERNAVLLAHNYQRPEIFEVADFTGDSLGLSLQAADVTDADVIVFCGVHFMAETAKIVSPGKTVLLPNLAAGCSLADTATATAVEDRVRELRKLYPDLAVVTYVNTTAAVKAVSDVCCTSSNAVTVTRAIPSDHILFIPDQNLARHVALHLPEKTIIAWDGYCYVHHQITPDVVASMRRQIPGIKILVHPECRDDVLKLADAALSTSGMIEYAQRSDATDFLAVTECGISDMLQIGVPSKRFYRACKICRFMKAISLDDVEAALQKMRFEITIEEGVRERAAQAIQRMFDLTGATRDNLTIPGDVPDE
- a CDS encoding M28 family peptidase, whose protein sequence is MKRIFLAALVLILSATTSFAFDAARARELLDILASDAFEGRRPGHAGGTKTEEFLARNLEMIRVEPAGEAGDFQDVPMLVTEEQAAELTLMDHELGRISFVLGADFNVVTHSGSGGIVAPVVIVGYGYHRPDKNRDDYGDVNVANKVVLILRDKPDSPFDFEEDYQRRHTLAWAKERRAAAVLYYQDPIPTYGAAIPAELYDSSLPILYVGDRVLHLLLDGTGYSLKTYKDALKRAPLPLETEKRMWVSTRVRKLDGRTPRNVLGIVYGTDPVLKKEVVVVGGHWDHIGKNAKGVIYNGADDNASGTAIVAEIARSIAAEPLKRTVVFAHFTGEEDGLLGSAHFARRPTVPFGNIVGMINLDCEGAGTGRVVLAGGETFGNTWTEYVETIDSTERASLILWREDGIGASDHDAFMRTGCPVLAFWSRGEHPFYHHYEDDARWISDSVLAVIGTRAEQFVRFLGNHDKQIAFHGDSLRLLARFAVTVDFNGFVVDDDGYLPNVPVVSGAWLPREAAITNAELVRRVQELRHTCDVRNVESAGLAEAIRADRRQQPAVFIWMEERDLAYRTTAEVRTLQRQGISVVRLAPGSSRSSTAAHSEGLDAAQEAGLYALVPFDFAASQRIEWWKDHAIIYTSLLDFAAAPTSVREGLLMSDALLMLEIEDSPNPEQLQSLRPGRERRVHVSFGALPTHRREEHAKSVIRTLYEAGFTRSDILLLTSGNLRRFFVS